One window from the genome of Streptococcus parasanguinis encodes:
- the rbfA gene encoding 30S ribosome-binding factor RbfA: MASHFRTDRVGMEIKREVNEILQKKVRDPRVQGVTITDVQMLGDLSMAKVYYSIMSDLASDNQKAQTGLEKATGTIKRELGRNLKLYKIPDLTFVKDESIEYGNKIDEMLRNLNKD, from the coding sequence ATGGCAAGTCATTTTCGGACAGACCGAGTAGGGATGGAAATTAAGCGGGAAGTCAACGAGATTTTACAAAAGAAAGTCCGTGACCCGCGTGTTCAAGGCGTCACCATTACGGATGTTCAAATGCTAGGTGATTTGTCTATGGCCAAAGTGTATTATTCAATTATGAGTGATTTGGCTTCAGACAATCAAAAGGCTCAGACAGGCCTTGAAAAAGCAACAGGAACCATCAAGCGTGAATTAGGTCGGAATCTGAAATTATACAAGATTCCGGATCTTACTTTTGTCAAAGACGAGTCTATCGAATACGGTAACAAGATCGATGAGATGTTACGCAATTTGAACAAAGACTAG